A region from the Leptospira venezuelensis genome encodes:
- the dnaA gene encoding chromosomal replication initiator protein DnaA has protein sequence MNPSWKRVLEEVSKEIPPTYFDKFIYTLQLESLTDDRCILIAPSSNIKTHVEKKYQNHIEEAIFRASGNRVPVEIVLESASNLNEVLQEKFKDKSYSFNPDYSFDNFIVGNTNRLAFSAAMECVKNPAEINPLYLFGKVGVGKTHLLHSIGSEILKKEPWKTVHYVDIKSFMSEFLFALQSRDSIESFKIKYQSYNCLLIDDIQLLNTGAEKTQEEFFSIFNFLFERKRQIVIASDRPSSELPLHERLKSRFVTGVQADIQPPDKDIRIGILEKNCQILNLGLSQEHIQFIADLIEDDTRALLGALNDLALHKRAFSHLFFTTTMIEEILKNRIFRKKNFQLSQDKVIEHISSLYNLDPNEVMGKSRKPEYVIPRHLCMYVLHKGFRLNKSQVGRMFSAEHTTVIHAVRNIENKIKDDKEFSIKVEEVLNRFRFQ, from the coding sequence TTGAATCCTAGTTGGAAGCGTGTATTAGAGGAAGTCTCCAAGGAAATTCCTCCTACGTACTTTGATAAGTTCATATATACCTTACAATTAGAGAGTTTAACAGACGATCGTTGTATCCTCATAGCTCCATCTTCTAACATAAAAACACATGTTGAGAAAAAATACCAAAACCATATAGAAGAAGCGATCTTCAGAGCTAGCGGAAACAGAGTCCCAGTCGAGATCGTTCTTGAAAGTGCTTCTAATCTAAACGAAGTTCTTCAAGAAAAATTCAAAGATAAGTCTTATTCTTTTAACCCAGATTACTCTTTTGATAATTTTATCGTAGGAAATACAAATCGCCTCGCTTTCAGCGCGGCAATGGAATGTGTAAAAAATCCTGCAGAGATCAATCCATTATACTTATTCGGAAAAGTAGGAGTAGGTAAAACCCACCTTTTGCATTCCATAGGTTCGGAAATCCTCAAAAAAGAACCTTGGAAAACAGTACATTACGTAGATATAAAATCATTTATGAGCGAGTTTTTGTTCGCTCTTCAATCTAGAGATTCAATCGAATCCTTTAAAATTAAGTACCAGTCTTATAACTGTTTATTGATTGATGATATCCAACTCTTGAACACAGGGGCGGAGAAGACCCAAGAAGAGTTCTTCTCTATCTTCAACTTTCTATTCGAAAGAAAAAGACAGATTGTGATCGCATCTGACCGTCCAAGTTCGGAACTTCCTCTTCATGAAAGATTAAAATCTAGATTTGTGACAGGTGTTCAGGCAGATATTCAACCTCCTGATAAAGATATTCGTATCGGAATCTTAGAAAAGAACTGCCAAATTTTGAATTTAGGACTTTCTCAAGAACATATACAATTCATTGCTGATCTGATCGAAGATGATACTCGAGCACTTCTTGGCGCATTAAACGATCTTGCTCTTCACAAGAGGGCATTCTCTCATCTATTCTTCACTACAACAATGATAGAAGAGATACTAAAGAATCGTATCTTCCGTAAAAAGAATTTCCAACTCAGCCAAGATAAAGTCATAGAACATATCTCTTCTCTATACAACCTAGATCCAAATGAAGTGATGGGTAAGAGTAGAAAACCAGAGTATGTGATCCCTCGACATCTATGTATGTATGTATTGCACAAAGGGTTCCGACTGAATAAAAGTCAAGTTGGAAGAATGTTTTCTGCAGAACATACAACTGTAATCCATGCAGTTCGTAACATCGAAAATAAGATAAAAGATGATAAAGAATTTTCCATTAAAGTGGAAGAAGTTCTCAATCGATTCCGTTTCCAATAA
- the dnaN gene encoding DNA polymerase III subunit beta — protein sequence MKIKVNTSEFLKAIHAVEGVISAREIRSVLSNLKLEAETSSVSISATDLEISIKTSLNAQVEKSGNISLPAKQLSSIFKTIHFEEALLSTEDTDADSSITYITDATKKNDYKNKLNGMDAEEIKTIPKVDSSNISDFPTAMFAEMIRKTSYAIAHEDQRYIFNGLFMVPKGDKLVFAVTDGRRLCKIERPLSTTLKFKDSVIIPSKAIREISKMIATAETGKIGIIDNQIYVNANQIELLCKLIEGNFPNYEQVIPKSSKFSAVIPKEGFQIYLRQALIAAEEPTRQIRLTFTKNNINFYAQTQGVNEVSINMPIDYSGDEVTVAFKGEYLSDVFKSIDDNEFRIEFSDSSSPVVFKDPSDPDFISVIMPMKI from the coding sequence TTGAAGATCAAAGTGAACACATCCGAGTTCCTAAAAGCGATTCACGCTGTAGAGGGAGTGATCTCAGCTAGAGAGATACGTTCTGTTCTCTCCAACTTAAAATTAGAAGCTGAAACTTCTTCCGTATCTATTTCTGCGACTGACTTAGAGATATCTATTAAAACATCATTAAATGCTCAAGTAGAGAAGTCTGGAAATATTTCCTTACCTGCAAAACAATTATCCAGTATTTTTAAAACCATTCACTTCGAAGAGGCTTTACTTTCAACTGAAGATACTGATGCTGATTCAAGTATCACTTATATCACTGACGCCACTAAAAAGAATGATTATAAAAACAAACTAAATGGAATGGATGCAGAAGAGATTAAGACAATCCCTAAAGTGGATTCTTCTAATATCTCAGATTTTCCAACTGCAATGTTTGCTGAGATGATTCGTAAAACTTCTTATGCAATCGCACATGAAGACCAAAGATATATCTTTAACGGACTATTCATGGTTCCTAAAGGAGATAAGCTTGTATTCGCAGTTACCGATGGTCGAAGGTTATGTAAAATTGAAAGACCTCTTTCTACTACTTTAAAATTCAAAGATTCAGTGATCATTCCTTCTAAGGCAATCAGAGAGATCTCTAAAATGATAGCTACTGCAGAAACTGGAAAGATCGGTATCATCGACAATCAGATCTATGTGAATGCAAATCAAATCGAACTTCTTTGTAAGTTGATTGAAGGTAACTTCCCGAATTATGAGCAAGTCATTCCTAAATCTTCTAAATTCAGCGCAGTAATTCCTAAAGAAGGATTCCAAATCTATCTAAGACAAGCATTGATAGCTGCAGAAGAACCTACTCGTCAAATACGCTTAACATTCACAAAAAATAATATTAACTTCTACGCTCAAACACAAGGAGTAAATGAAGTTAGTATCAATATGCCTATCGATTATTCGGGAGACGAGGTTACCGTAGCATTCAAAGGTGAATATCTATCTGACGTATTCAAGTCTATCGATGACAACGAGTTCAGAATAGAATTCAGTGATTCAAGTTCTCCTGTTGTATTCAAGGATCCTTCTGATCCTGATTTTATATCGGTAATTATGCCGATGAAAATTTAA
- the recF gene encoding DNA replication/repair protein RecF (All proteins in this family for which functions are known are DNA-binding proteins that assist the filamentation of RecA onto DNA for the initiation of recombination or recombinational repair.) has translation MFLRSLRLLNFRNHEQISLEFNSRLIFFVGENGEGKTNLLEAISMISWLKSFRESEEGNLIRWNSDGYYIKGEVDRDNKREIYELGFSKKPVSRRKLKFNQEEVKKRSDLVGKFLSVLMTPLDLVIVEGGPSERRRFLDSLLSSLDPSYLNDLIEYNRILKQRNALLKSGSSDPGLYEIWNQRLIEKGISIFNKRKEFILEFDPIYRENLKKLSGGRDNLTLEYKPSFFDLENFKETLQRNINRDRKLGYTSVGIHRDDLYIGEDNRDIMDFASQGQKRSTVISLKAAAFEYYRRKLGRTPILLIDDVIRELDVKRREYFVDLVLNSGQAFFTTTDLEGISDYVGRLEDEKQIFLVKDGLVTPYQ, from the coding sequence GTGTTTTTACGAAGCCTAAGGCTTCTCAATTTCAGAAATCACGAACAGATAAGCCTGGAGTTCAATTCCAGGCTTATTTTCTTTGTGGGAGAAAACGGAGAAGGAAAAACAAACTTACTCGAAGCAATCTCCATGATCTCTTGGCTAAAAAGTTTTAGAGAATCGGAAGAAGGTAATTTGATCCGTTGGAACTCAGACGGATATTATATCAAAGGCGAAGTAGACAGAGATAATAAAAGAGAAATTTATGAATTAGGTTTTTCTAAAAAACCAGTCAGTCGTCGTAAACTTAAATTCAACCAAGAAGAAGTTAAAAAAAGATCTGACTTAGTTGGCAAATTTCTAAGTGTTCTAATGACTCCTTTAGATCTGGTTATAGTAGAAGGAGGACCTTCCGAAAGAAGAAGATTTTTAGACAGTCTGCTTTCTTCTTTGGACCCTTCTTACTTAAATGATCTAATAGAATACAATCGTATCCTAAAACAAAGAAACGCACTTTTAAAAAGTGGCTCTTCCGATCCCGGACTTTATGAAATTTGGAATCAAAGGCTTATTGAAAAAGGGATCAGTATTTTTAATAAGAGAAAAGAATTCATTTTAGAATTCGATCCTATTTATAGAGAGAATCTAAAAAAGTTAAGTGGTGGAAGAGATAATCTTACTTTGGAATATAAACCCAGCTTTTTTGATCTGGAAAATTTTAAAGAAACCCTACAACGGAATATTAACAGAGATCGAAAACTAGGTTATACTTCTGTAGGAATTCATCGCGACGATCTGTACATTGGAGAAGATAATCGTGATATCATGGATTTCGCTTCTCAGGGCCAAAAAAGAAGTACTGTAATTTCTCTTAAAGCGGCCGCTTTCGAGTATTATCGTAGGAAATTAGGTAGGACCCCTATTCTTCTAATCGATGACGTAATCCGAGAATTGGATGTAAAAAGAAGAGAATATTTCGTGGATCTTGTATTGAATTCTGGACAGGCATTCTTTACTACCACAGACTTAGAAGGTATCTCCGACTATGTGGGAAGATTAGAAGATGAAAAACAGATCTTTCTAGTTAAAGATGGATTAGTTACTCCTTATCAATGA